One Ricinus communis isolate WT05 ecotype wild-type chromosome 1, ASM1957865v1, whole genome shotgun sequence DNA window includes the following coding sequences:
- the LOC107261509 gene encoding LOW QUALITY PROTEIN: pentatricopeptide repeat-containing protein At2g02980, chloroplastic (The sequence of the model RefSeq protein was modified relative to this genomic sequence to represent the inferred CDS: inserted 3 bases in 3 codons; deleted 1 base in 1 codon; substituted 4 bases at 4 genomic stop codons) produces RTASPSSLVTKFPPSKHSTNDAPYSLSLLPKCTSLXELKQIHAFTIKTHLQNDLHILIRLLRXNPTSSSMEHAHRMFDQIPQTYIILINTMARFYSRSNTPLNAIFLFVKVLNDGYLADNYTFPSLLKACIXLKAFQEGKQLHDLTIKLGLNDNVYMFPALINMYTECNDVDGARRVFDKILEPCVISYNAIIMIYARSNRPNEALALFRELQAKKLKPTDVIMLSVLSSCAFLGALDLGKWIHEYVKKNGFDKYVKVNTALISMYAKCGSLDDAISVFQNMRVKHTETWSAMIVAYATHWQGNKAISMFDEMGXARVQPDEITFLGLFYACSHTGLVDEGLGYFYSMSDSYGIMPRIKHYGCTVDLLSRAGHLDEAYKFVDGLPIKPIPILWRTLLSACSSHGNLELGKQVLERIFELDDSHGGDYVILSNMCARAGKWEDVDSLRKLMIDRGAVKIPGCSLTEVNSVVHEFFSGEGVQYISITIHEALDELVEEXKLVSYVPDISLVFHAEMNDEEREINLRYHSXKLAIAFGLLNTPPRTTIRVVKXGNCHSAAKFISLTSNREIILRDIYLDRKSFL; encoded by the exons AGGACTGCATCCCCATCTTCACTAGTGACTAAATTTCCTCCCTCAAAACACAGCACAAATGACGCACCATACTCTCTATCTCTTCTACCAAAATGCACTTCCCTATAAGAACTCAAGCAAATCCATGCCTTCACCATCAAAACCCACCTCCAAAATGACCTCCACATTCTAATCAGGCTCCTCC TTAATCCTACGTCGTCCTCTATGGAGCATGCGCACCGCATGTTCGATCAAATTCCCCAAACATACATTATTCTCATCAATACCATGGCTCGT TTCTATTCTCGATCCAACACCCCACTCAATGcgattttcctttttgttaaAGTCTTAAATGATGGTTATCTTGCAGATAATTACACTTTTCCTTCTTTACTTAAAGCTTGTATATAGCTAA AAG CTTTTCAAGAAGGTAAACAATTGCATGACCTTACTATCAAACTTGGGTTAAATGATAATGTCTATATGTTTCCTGCACTTATAAATATGTACACGGAGTGTAATGATGTCGATGGAGCTCGACGTGTGTTTGATAAGATACTAGAACCATGTGTTATTTCATATAATGCTATCATAATGATTTATGCTCGAAGTAATAGACCTAATGAAGCATTGGCGTTGTTTCGCGAATTGCAAGCGAAGAAGCTTAAACCTACTGATGTTATCATGCTTAGTGTTTTATCATCTTGTGCTTTTTTGGGAGCGTTAGATTTAGGGAAGTGGATTCATGAATATGTCAAGAAGAATGGTTTTGATAAATATGTCAAGGTGAACACTGCACTAATAAGTATGTATGCCAAGTGTGGGAGCTTGGATGATGCAATTTCTGTCTTTCAGAACATGAGGGTAAAACATACCGAGACTTGGTCAGCAATGATTGTGGCCTATGCAACTCATTGGCAGGGTAATAAAGCTATATCAATGTTTGACGAAATGGGATAGGCTAGAGTGCAACCAGATGAAATTAcatttttgggtttgttttatGCCTGCAGTCATACTGGGTTAGTAGATGAAGGTCTTGGTTACTTCTATAGCATGAGTGACAGCTATGGGATTATGCCTAGGATCAAGCATTATGGGTGCACGGTAGATTTGCTAAGTCGAGCTGGGCACTTGGATGAAGCTTACAAGTTCGTAGATGGATTGCCAATCAAGCCTATACCCATACTATGGCGAACCTTGTTATCTGCTTGTAGCAGCCATGGCAATTTAGAATTAGGGAAGCAGGTGTTGGAGCGAATATTTGAACTAGATGACTCTCATGGTGGAGATTATGTAATTCTATCAAACATGTGCGCTAGAGCTGGGAAATGGGAAGATGTGGATTCCTTGAGAAAATTAATGATTGATAGAGGAGCGGTAAAGATTCCTGGATGTAGCTTGACAGAGGTAAACAGTGTGGTGCATGAATTCTTCTCTGGGGAGGGAGTGCAATACATTTCTATAACTATCCATGAGGCACTAGATGAGTTGGTGGAGGAATAAAAATTGGTCAGTTATGTACCTGATATTTCTCTAGTCTTTCATGCTGAAATGAATGATGAGGAGAGGGAAATTAATCTTAGATATCATA AAAAATTAGCAATTGCTTTTGGCCTTCTTAACACTCCGCCAAGGACAACAATCCGTGTGGTGA AAGGGAATTGCCATTCTGCTGCTAAATTTATATCACTGACTTCCAATAGGGAAATCATTCTTAGAGATATTTACCTTGACCGGAAATCATTCTTGTGA